In Amia ocellicauda isolate fAmiCal2 chromosome 3, fAmiCal2.hap1, whole genome shotgun sequence, the DNA window TTTTTTAGTGTGATggaccttcagctccctcctaGAAGATATTCTTCCTAGTGAAGAGATACCAAGGACtggttaaattaatattttaactcaAACCAGTTGGTTCAGGTTGTAGTTGGCACCCAGTCATAAGAGTAGGCAGACTTTGGCCTCTAAGGTTGGTCTTTCTTGTAAGAAAATAAAGCAAGTTCAATGGTAGATGCGTTTCCTTTTGGTCTGTGGACTGAGATCAGTGTGGATGTTCCCCCCAGGCCCTGCGTGATGCCCTCGAAATGAAGTGTAAGTGCCATGGAGTGTCAGGCTCCTGCTCCATAAAGACGTGCTGGAGAGGCCTGCAGGACCTGAAGGACATCGCGATCGACCTGAAGACCAAGTACTTGTCTGCCACCAAGGTGGTGCATCGGCCAATGGGGACGCGCAAGCAGCTGGTGCCTAAGGACATCGACATCCGGCCCGTCCGAGAGAACGAGCTGGTGTACCTGCAGAGCTCCCCCGACTTCTGCATGAAGAACGAGAAACTGGGCTCCTTCGggacacaggacaggtgagcTGCTGTGCTGGTAGACTGATCTCTGGGCACGTGCCACTAAGTTGCAGACTTCAGAAGGTCAGAAATCCTTCAAACCTtgcctgcttgtctgctcaacTGGAcagtcattattttaattgaattaatgttCGCTTTGGGGGTAACAGTATCTGCCATCTGTATTTTGTGCCTTCTTCAATGACTGGAAGTGAAAAGGTTATTCTTTTGTATTTTACCAAACTCCATGTAGTGAAGGAAAACATCATTTCAAAACTTCTTATCTGGATTGTTAAACCTTgttctgatttttgttttttcccatgCCCTCTACGGAAACAAGAAAATTGTTGTCAGCTGCAGCACAGGGCTGGATACCTTTGccatctttgtttttgtttttccacagtGTTCTCTTGTGTCTGGTGGAAAATGTTTTTGCCCTAGTGTCGTCCAAATATTTAAAACAGGTTCAGACACAGATTCCTTATTCTTTTGAACTGACTCTTGAATGCAGAAAGCTTACCAGTATGAATTAGCCATTTCTTTAGTCGAAGATTAGACGTTCTAACAAATATTCATGAATGGAAGAGGACCTTTTGTTTCCCCCCACTCCTTTGGCTAGTGGCGCCACTTGTTTGAAACTATTGATAAAGGAAATAGTTAATGAGATTGCCCTGTCTGTGGTATGACTATATGTCTAAGTAATATTGCTGTTAtgatgctgtgtctgtgtcagtgctaTTTATGCAGTGGTTTCTGtcaggctgtgtctgtgtgagtgataTGGCCATTGTCAAGCTCCATGTGAGTAGCTGATAGCAGTGTTTTAAATTAAGTACCAAGACTATCGCATGCAAAAGACATAGAAAACAGAAATGCATCCAAATTCTATGACATGCAtcataaaaataagaataacaatcacaCGTATTGCTTCTAAAATTAGTTAAGTGGCTTCTTTAATGGTAAAACTGTGGTGGTGTGTTTGAATCTGTTATGCATATCTTTCTGAGGGAGAGATTGTACATTTGGAACAATGGCTAAGGAGAATGATGTTGCAGGACTGGAATGAGAAAAATACTTTAACTgagtctgtttttcattttgtcgTAACATGGAAATAAGCCCTAACCAAGTcagaagaaacattttaaatcataacGGAAAGTATActagtatatatgtgtgtgcatatgtgaaAGGTAGAGAATTTATCTTCACAGCACTTCTTGCCTATATTTTATACCTTTTTAACAACCTTTTAAAAAGACTGGCTGTGGGACATTATGATAATGAAGTAATTATAAGCAGAATGCTGTCTCTCTGCTAGAACAGAACCGATTTCATAAGCAAGCTGCCGGGAAGCTTTAGCCTCGTAATCTTCAAGGATTAGTTTTAGGACCCTGTCATATTGTCTCTGTGTTCCTCTGGACTTTAGAAATAAAGGGCTAATAAACCTAACTCAGGAGGAGACCTCAATCTTTAAGTCATGACTGTAATGGAATTGAAAGGGATCTTAgaaaatattttgtgtttttgtattgtgaGGGTTTTTTGTATGACGGGAAGAAGCATACATACAAATTTTGCCTTtaataaaaagacaaatgaaAAGAGGATGCTTCCATCTGAAATATAAACATCTAATGAATTCATCTCTCTGTAACTTTAGTGTGAGTGCATATTTATTAGGATGTCCATGATTCACAGTTTGGTTTTAAACAAACCTGTGTAAAAGGGATATCATGGATCACTGGTATCATTTCACCCCTTGTGACATATAAATAATACTGGCTTAAAGAAAACATGAGGGTCAGTGATTACTTGGATTCTGGCAGCTGATTTCCTGCAAAATGTTTAAGAGATAAACAGGAGGTCAAAAAGCCTTCCGTTAAGGAATATTAACCTCTCACTGAACCCCTGGAAGGTGACGTAGTTTGGGGGTACAAGGCTTCGGGATCCCTTATGCGGCtatcaaattcaaaatgaccttTGGTGCTGTGAAGCTTTGTGCTGGAGAGACCTCATTCCTTAATTCATCTCCGCATCCTTCAGTGGTATATAAATGCAGTAAAGGGGAATGGGATTGGATTTGAATGTCTGTATACATTGTGAAAGGGGGGAAACACAGCTGTATTTTATCACGCTATTTCCTTTCCCTCGTCTTGTTCTAGCCAGAGGAACCAAAAACAGCTCTCTATGTCACTGTGCTTATTGTATCCAATGTATGCATGCATAGGTGGAAAAATGTGGCGTAAGATAAAAGATGTGTACTGGATCTATTTTTAGTGTTGCAAAGAGGCATGCTTTGTTGTTTGTCATCGCCAGAAGGGTGATTTGTGATGTGCGTGTTGAACAGGGAGTCTGGAAGATGGTCCGCTTTCCCTTTTAGATTAGTCTGCAGGAAGCTGGTGTTGGATTGGGCGCTGCAAGTTCAGAAGGTCTTGCGCTTTGTGTCTTCTGTACTGTACCTACATCTACATAGAAATGACAGACTGAAATAAGGACTAAAGTAATCTGTGTATAAACATTTCTAGGCTACATTTTGCGCAGTATGGAGGCATTTCAGTGTTTGAAAATTAAACGCATTTTTGTCAAAATGATGGGACTGTTGTGTATTAATCATTACTCATCAGGAGCTTTTTTGATCATAGAAATGTTAGTTGCATGAAGGTAGACCAGTGTCCCCCTGCAGAGCACAAATGCCTTCAATATGACCGCATCAGGAGTCTTCTTTCTGCTGATCCATTATAGCTTTTTTTGGGTTAATTTCTAAAGAGACATAGAGGGAGATTGGGGGGCAGAGGGGAGGAAGAGGGTGAGGGGGGACAGCAGCTCCCTTCAGGGCAGTATTCATGGACGTCAACTGTCATCAAGAGTCGAATACACTGCATGACCCCGAGAGCAGAGCTCTGGCTTGTCAGAGTGGAACTCCAGGTATTTAAGGCTGTTTTCTTCTGTCTCCGCTTCACAGGCAGTGTAACAAGACTTCCAACGGCAGTGACAGCTGTGACTTGATGTGCTGTGGCCGTGGCTATAACCCCTACACGGAGAAACTGGTGGAGAGGTGCCACTGCAAGTACCACTGGTGTTGCTACGTGACGTGCAAGAAATGCGAGCGGACTGTGGAGAAATATG includes these proteins:
- the wnt11 gene encoding protein Wnt-11 isoform X2, which gives rise to MQTIIQAAREVRKTCQKTFADMRWNCSSIETVPQFLPDLERGTRESAFVYALSAAAISHTIARACTTGDLRGCSCGPIPGEIPEPGYRWGGCADNLHYGLLMGSKFSDAPMKMKKSGSQANKLMHLHNSEVGRQALRDALEMKCKCHGVSGSCSIKTCWRGLQDLKDIAIDLKTKYLSATKVVHRPMGTRKQLVPKDIDIRPVRENELVYLQSSPDFCMKNEKLGSFGTQDRQCNKTSNGSDSCDLMCCGRGYNPYTEKLVERCHCKYHWCCYVTCKKCERTVEKYVCK